A single region of the Oncorhynchus kisutch isolate 150728-3 unplaced genomic scaffold, Okis_V2 scaffold1176, whole genome shotgun sequence genome encodes:
- the LOC116365156 gene encoding uromodulin-like, translating to MSSGVLMMLLFFNHVTADSSGTVVTSCEACHDQATCLDSPVERERGDAFQTWSVTCTCQDGFVGDGITCYDLDFCAKGSCCRQGYGWSSELGCVDVDECSLPDQPCSPPQVCENTPGSFNCLVPPEDDLHSSPGDSRSVQFQCGGRQCPVGEDCISVGGSSLCADPCLHYSVLNDDWRSTTNYGPANGYHCDSSVNWQGWYRLFLGNTSVQMPERCVERYMCGTEIPLWLPLAHPQLLDGVVQRSVCGHYYYDCCYWRQNPIHVKACYGNYYVYKFVPTTTCNMAYCADVNTTVCSTCGVFDACVRDNETTWNVRGKVGLPNVYLEAAGLDASSAHLADGRCSAHEDHNGSVWYQVERREGLCGNTLETNTTHAVYSNSLLVYPVDGRNVSRPFGFPFSCVYPLETESRLDVAIRPLPLTDHKVVRVGAKAKASMSLYRDSNYTQPYPAGQPVTLIAGSSLHVGVSIEESEAERFVVVLEDCYTTESPSPDNLPRTYMIQDRCPTNRTQVTVEESGSSHRASFSALLQGEYRYIFLHCSLSLCDQGSSSCTPVCSRRRSRSVSKSIRLKPLTIGPIIWAQSLE from the exons ATGTCATCGGGTGTTCTGATGATGCTCCTGTTCTTTAACCATGTTACTGCAGACAGCTCAG GTACGGTTGTTACCAGTTGTGAGGCGTGTCATGACCAAGCCACCTGCCTAGACTCACCTGTGGAACGTGAGAGGGGAGATGCTTTCCAAACCTGGTCCGTCACTTGCACCTGTCAAGATGGCTTCGTTGGCGACGGCATCACCTGCTACGACCTTGACTTCTGCGCTAAAGGCTCCTGCTGTCGTCAAGGTTACGGCTGGTCCTCGGAGCTGGGCTGTGTGGACGTTGACGAGTGTTCCCTCCCAGACCAACCCTGCAGCCCTCCTCAGGTCTGTGAGAACACCCCCGGATCCTTCAACTGCCTGGTGCCTCCTGAAGACGACCTCCACTCCAGTCCTGGAGACTCCCGTTCAGTGCAGTTTCAGTGCGGGGGGAGACAGTGTCCAGTGGGAGAGGACTGTATCAGTGTTGGTGGATCGTCCCTCTGTGCAGACCCCTGCCTGCACTACTCTGTACTGAATGACGACTGGCGTTCCACCACCAACTACGGTCCAGCTAACGGCTACCACTGTGACTCGTCTGTCAACTGGCAGGGTTGGTATCGCCTGTTCCTGGGGAACACCAGTGTTCAGATGCCAGAGAGGTGTGTGGAAAGGTACATGTGTGGGACGGAGATCCCCTTGTGGCTTCCATTAGCTCATCCCCAGCTGTTAGACGGGGTGGTTCAGAGGAGCGTCTGTGGACACTATTATTATGACTGCTGCTACTGGAGGCAAAATCCCATCCATGTCAAAGCCTGCTATGGAAACTACTATGTCTACAAGTTTGTCCCTACAACAACATGCAACATGGCCTACTGTGCAG ATGTCAACACCACGGTGTGTTCCACATGTGGAGTGTTTGATGCCTGTGTGAGAGACAATGAGACCACCTGGAATGTGAGAGGAAAG GTGGGCCTTCCAAATGTTTACCTGGAGGCTGCTGGTCTGGATGCTTCCTCTGCCCACCTGGCTGACGGACGCTGCTCCGCCCACGAGGATCATAACGGCTCAGTGTGGTACCAGGTGGAGCGACGGGAGGGACTCTGTGGAAACACTCTGGAG ACAAACACCACCCATGCTGTCTACTCCAACAGCTTATTAGTTTATCCAGTAGATGGGAGGAACGTCTCCCGACCCTTCGGCTTTCCCTTCTCCTGTGTCTATCCTCTGGAGACAGAGAGCCGTCTGGATGTGGCCATCAGACCTCTCCCACT AACTGATCATAAAGTTGTCCGAGTCGGTGCCAAGGCCAAGGCCTCCATGTCTCTGTACCGCGACTCCAACTACACACAGCCTTACCCAGCTGGTCAGCCAGTCACCCTGATTGCGGGTTCCTCCCTGCACGTGGGCGTGTCCATAGAGGAGTCCGAGGCAGAACGTTTCGTTGTTGTTCTGGAAGACTGCTACACCACGGAATCCCCCAGCCCTGATAATCTCCCACGGACCTACATGATTCAGGACAG GTGTCCTACAAATCGTACCCAGGTGACAGTGGAGGAAAGTGGCTCGTCCCACAGGGCTTCGTTCTCTGCTCTACTGCAGGGGGAATACCGTTACATCTTCCTGCACTGCAGCCTCAGCCTGTGTGACCAGGGGAGCTCCTCCTGCACTCCA GTGTGTTCCAGGAGGAGATCCCGCTCTGTGTCCAAGTCCATCCGCCTCAAGCCGCTCACCATCGGTCCAATCATCT GGGCCCAGAGTCTGGAGTGA